The Burkholderiales bacterium genome includes a window with the following:
- a CDS encoding ABC transporter permease has product MLRNVLLAASPWVLVVALWYAVAWSGFINPALLPTPHQVAAKGWELLTTQRLPIDILMSTQRVAIGVALGIALAVPVGFLLGWYRDVRRFLDPLLNFFRALPPIALIPLVIVYFGIGEPAKIVILFYASFFAGVIVMYEGIAQISPIYVRVARTLGATDSEIFRRVIVPLTVPHMLTALRVALGVAWATLVASELIAAQQGLGALIQNASSFFQLDIIYVGIICIGLIALAMDLVLRAITRRLVAWQERIA; this is encoded by the coding sequence ATGCTCCGCAACGTCCTGCTCGCCGCGTCACCCTGGGTGCTCGTCGTGGCGCTGTGGTACGCGGTCGCGTGGTCGGGATTCATCAATCCCGCGCTCCTGCCGACGCCGCACCAGGTCGCGGCGAAGGGCTGGGAACTGCTGACCACCCAGCGCCTGCCGATCGACATCCTGATGTCGACGCAGCGCGTGGCGATCGGCGTTGCGCTCGGCATCGCTCTCGCCGTTCCGGTCGGCTTCCTGCTCGGGTGGTACCGGGACGTGCGGCGCTTCCTCGATCCGCTGCTCAACTTCTTCCGCGCGCTGCCGCCGATCGCGCTGATCCCGCTCGTGATCGTCTACTTCGGCATCGGGGAGCCCGCGAAGATCGTGATCCTGTTCTACGCGTCGTTCTTCGCCGGCGTGATCGTGATGTACGAGGGAATCGCGCAGATCAGCCCGATCTACGTCCGCGTGGCGCGCACGCTCGGCGCGACCGACAGCGAGATCTTCCGCCGGGTGATCGTCCCGCTGACCGTGCCCCACATGCTGACCGCCCTGCGCGTGGCGCTCGGCGTCGCGTGGGCGACGCTGGTCGCCTCCGAACTCATCGCCGCGCAGCAGGGGCTGGGCGCGTTGATCCAGAACGCCTCGTCGTTCTTCCAGCTCGACATCATCTACGTCGGGATCATCTGCATCGGTCTGATCGCGCTCGCGATGGACCTCGTCCTGCGCGCGATCACGCGCCGTCTGGTCGCCTGGCAGGAGCGCATCGCGTGA